A part of Rattus norvegicus strain BN/NHsdMcwi chromosome 4, GRCr8, whole genome shotgun sequence genomic DNA contains:
- the Foxm1 gene encoding forkhead box protein M1 isoform X3, whose protein sequence is MMRTSPRRPLILKRRRLPLPIQNAPSETSEEEAKRSPGQQEPTQAQASQDVAESSSCKFPAGIKIINHPTMPNTQVVAIPNNADIQSIITALTAKGKESGSSGPNKFILISSGGASSHPPDPQSQAQTSTDSKRTELITETLGPKPGAKGVPVPKPPGALPRQRQESCGGEAAGCTLDNSLTNIQWLGKMSSDGLGRCSIKQELEEKENCHLEQNRVKVEAPSRASVSWQDSVSERPPYSYMAMIQFAINSTERKRMTLKDIYTWIEDHFPYFKHIAKPGWKNSIRHNLSLHDMFVRETSANGKVSFWTIHPSANRYLTLDQVFKPLEPGSPQSPEHLESQQKRPNPELRRNVTIKTELPLGARRKMKPLLPRVSSYLVPIQFPVNQSLVLQPSVKVPLPLAASLMSSELARHSKRVRIAPKVLLSNEGIAPLPATEPMKEEKPLLGEGLLPLLPIQSIKEEVIQPGEDIPHLERPIKVESPPLEEWPSPCASVKEELSNSWEDSSCSPTPKPKKSYCGLKSPTRCVSEMLVTKRREKREVSRSRRKQHLQPPCLDEPELFFSEDSSTFRPAMEILAESSEPAPQLSCPQEEGGPFKTPIKETLPVSSTPSKSVLSRDPESWRLTPPAKVGGLDFSPVRTPQGAFGPLPDSLGLMELNTTPLKSVPLFDSPRELLNSEAFDLASDPFSSSPPPHLEAKPGSPELQVPSLSANRSLTEGLVLDTMNDSLSKILLDISFPGLEEDPLGPDNINWSQFIPELR, encoded by the exons ATGATGAGAACCAGCCCCCGGCGGCCACTGATTCTCAAGAGACGGAGGCTGCCCCTTCCTATTCAAAATGCCCCGAGTGAAACCTCAGAGGAAGAAGCAAAGAGATCCCCTGGACAGCAGGAGCCTACTCAAGCACAGGCCTCCCAAGATGTGGCAGAGTCCAGCTCTTGCAAATTTCCAGCTGGAATCAAGATTATCAACCACCCAACCATGCCCAACACACAAGTGGTGGCTATCCCCAACAACGCGGACATCCAGAGCATCATCACAGCGCTGACTGCCAAAGGGAAAGAGAGTGGCAGCAGTGGGCCCAACAAGTTCATCCTCATCAGCTCTGGTGGGGCCTCATCTCATCCTCCTGATCCTCAATCTCAAGCCCAAACCAGCACTGATTCCAAGAGAACAGAACTGATCACCGAGACGTTGGGACCAAAGCCAGGGGCTAAGGGTGTGCCTGTTCCCAAGCCACCTGGAGCTCTTCCAAGGCAAAGACAGGAGAGCTGTG GTGGTGAAGCGGCCGGCTGCACACTGGACAACAGCTTAACCAATATCCAGTGGCTTGGAAAGATGAGTTCTGATGGGCTGGGCCGCTGCAGCATTAAGCAGGAACTGGAAGAGAAGGAGAATTGTCACCTGGAGCAGAATCGGGTTAAG GTTGAGGCGCCCTCAAGAGCATCAGTGTCTTGGCAGGACTCTGTGTCTGAGAGGCCACCCTACTCCTATATGGCCATGATACAGTTCGCGATCAACAGCACTGAGAGGAAGCGTATGACCTTGAAGGATATCTACACTTGGATCGAGGACCACTTCCCTTATTTTAAGCACATTGCCAAGCCAGGCTGGAAG AACTCTATTCGTCACAACCTTTCTCTCCATGACATGTTTGTTCGAGAAACATCTGCCAATGGCAAGGTCTCCTTCTGGACCATTCACCCAAGTGCTAATCGCTACTTGACATTGGACCAAGTGTTTAAG CCACTGGAACCAGGGTCTCCACAATCGCCCGAGCACTTGGAATCA CAGCAGAAACGACCCAATCCTGAGCTCCGTAGAAATGTGACCATCAAAACTGAACTCCCACTAGGCGCAC GGCGAAAGATGAAGCCACTGCTCCCACGGGTTAGCTCATACCTGGTGCCCATCCAGTTCCCGGTGAACCAGTCCCTGGTGTTACAGCCCTCGGTGAAGGTTCCCTTGCCTCTGGCAGCATCTCTTATGAGCTCAGAGCTTGCCCGTCATAGCAAGCGAGTCCGCATTGCACCCAAGGTGCTGCTATCCAACGAAGGGATAGCCCCACTTCCTGCCACAGAACCCATGAAGGAGGAGAAACCCCTGCTTGGAGAAGGGCTATTGCCTTTGCTTCCTATTCAGTCCATTAAGGAAGAAGTAATTCAGCCTGGGGAGGACATACCACACTTAGAGAGGCCTATCAAAGTGGAGAGCCCTCCCTTGGAAGAGTGGCCCTCTCCGTGTGCATCAGTGAAAGAGGAACTGTCCAACTCCTGGGAAGATTCTTCCTGCTCTCCTACCCCAAAGCCCAAGAAGTCCTATTGTGGGCTTAAGTCCCCAACACGGTGTGTCTCAGAAATGCTGGTGACAAAgcggagagagaagagagaggtgagCCGATCTCGGAGGAAGCAGCACCTTCAGCCACCCTGTCTAGATGAGCCTGAACTCTTCTTCTCAGAGGACTCCAGCACATTTCGGCCAGCCATGGAGATCCTGGCAGAGtcttcagagcctgcaccacagcTCAGCTGCcctcaggaggagggagggccCTTCAAGACCCCCATCAAGGAGACATTGCCTGTCTCCTCCACTCCTAGCAAGTCTGTGCTCTCTAGAGACCCTGAGTCCTGGAGGCTCACACCCCCAGCCAAAGTTGGGGGGTTAGATTTCAGCCCAGTACGAACCCCCCAGGGTGCCTTTGGCCCTCTGCCTGACTCGCTGGGGCTTATGGAGCTGAATACCACACCTCTGAAAAGTGTTCCCCTCTTCGACTCACCCCGGGAGCTCCTTAACTCAGAAGCCTTTGACCTTGCCTCTGATCCCTTTAGCAGTTCTCCACCACCACATTTGGAAGCCAAGCCAGGCTCCCCCGAGCTGCAGGTCCCCAGCCTTTCAGCCAACCGTTCTCTCACAGAAGGCCTTGTCCTGGACACAATGAATGATAGCCTCAGCAAGATCCTTCTAGACATCAGTTTCCCTGGCCTGGAGGAGGACCCTCTGGGCCCTGACAACATCAACTGGTCTCAGTTCATCCCTGAGCTGCGATAG
- the Foxm1 gene encoding forkhead box protein M1 isoform 1 (isoform 1 is encoded by transcript variant 1), translating into MMRTSPRRPLILKRRRLPLPIQNAPSETSEEEAKRSPGQQEPTQAQASQDVAESSSCKFPAGIKIINHPTMPNTQVVAIPNNADIQSIITALTAKGKESGSSGPNKFILISSGGASSHPPDPQSQAQTSTDSKRTELITETLGPKPGAKGVPVPKPPGALPRQRQESCAGGEAAGCTLDNSLTNIQWLGKMSSDGLGRCSIKQELEEKENCHLEQNRVKVEAPSRASVSWQDSVSERPPYSYMAMIQFAINSTERKRMTLKDIYTWIEDHFPYFKHIAKPGWKNSIRHNLSLHDMFVRETSANGKVSFWTIHPSANRYLTLDQVFKPLEPGSPQSPEHLESQQKRPNPELRRNVTIKTELPLGARRKMKPLLPRVSSYLVPIQFPVNQSLVLQPSVKVPLPLAASLMSSELARHSKRVRIAPKVLLSNEGIAPLPATEPMKEEKPLLGEGLLPLLPIQSIKEEVIQPGEDIPHLERPIKVESPPLEEWPSPCASVKEELSNSWEDSSCSPTPKPKKSYCGLKSPTRCVSEMLVTKRREKREVSRSRRKQHLQPPCLDEPELFFSEDSSTFRPAMEILAESSEPAPQLSCPQEEGGPFKTPIKETLPVSSTPSKSVLSRDPESWRLTPPAKVGGLDFSPVRTPQGAFGPLPDSLGLMELNTTPLKSVPLFDSPRELLNSEAFDLASDPFSSSPPPHLEAKPGSPELQVPSLSANRSLTEGLVLDTMNDSLSKILLDISFPGLEEDPLGPDNINWSQFIPELR; encoded by the exons ATGATGAGAACCAGCCCCCGGCGGCCACTGATTCTCAAGAGACGGAGGCTGCCCCTTCCTATTCAAAATGCCCCGAGTGAAACCTCAGAGGAAGAAGCAAAGAGATCCCCTGGACAGCAGGAGCCTACTCAAGCACAGGCCTCCCAAGATGTGGCAGAGTCCAGCTCTTGCAAATTTCCAGCTGGAATCAAGATTATCAACCACCCAACCATGCCCAACACACAAGTGGTGGCTATCCCCAACAACGCGGACATCCAGAGCATCATCACAGCGCTGACTGCCAAAGGGAAAGAGAGTGGCAGCAGTGGGCCCAACAAGTTCATCCTCATCAGCTCTGGTGGGGCCTCATCTCATCCTCCTGATCCTCAATCTCAAGCCCAAACCAGCACTGATTCCAAGAGAACAGAACTGATCACCGAGACGTTGGGACCAAAGCCAGGGGCTAAGGGTGTGCCTGTTCCCAAGCCACCTGGAGCTCTTCCAAGGCAAAGACAGGAGAGCTGTG CAGGTGGTGAAGCGGCCGGCTGCACACTGGACAACAGCTTAACCAATATCCAGTGGCTTGGAAAGATGAGTTCTGATGGGCTGGGCCGCTGCAGCATTAAGCAGGAACTGGAAGAGAAGGAGAATTGTCACCTGGAGCAGAATCGGGTTAAG GTTGAGGCGCCCTCAAGAGCATCAGTGTCTTGGCAGGACTCTGTGTCTGAGAGGCCACCCTACTCCTATATGGCCATGATACAGTTCGCGATCAACAGCACTGAGAGGAAGCGTATGACCTTGAAGGATATCTACACTTGGATCGAGGACCACTTCCCTTATTTTAAGCACATTGCCAAGCCAGGCTGGAAG AACTCTATTCGTCACAACCTTTCTCTCCATGACATGTTTGTTCGAGAAACATCTGCCAATGGCAAGGTCTCCTTCTGGACCATTCACCCAAGTGCTAATCGCTACTTGACATTGGACCAAGTGTTTAAG CCACTGGAACCAGGGTCTCCACAATCGCCCGAGCACTTGGAATCA CAGCAGAAACGACCCAATCCTGAGCTCCGTAGAAATGTGACCATCAAAACTGAACTCCCACTAGGCGCAC GGCGAAAGATGAAGCCACTGCTCCCACGGGTTAGCTCATACCTGGTGCCCATCCAGTTCCCGGTGAACCAGTCCCTGGTGTTACAGCCCTCGGTGAAGGTTCCCTTGCCTCTGGCAGCATCTCTTATGAGCTCAGAGCTTGCCCGTCATAGCAAGCGAGTCCGCATTGCACCCAAGGTGCTGCTATCCAACGAAGGGATAGCCCCACTTCCTGCCACAGAACCCATGAAGGAGGAGAAACCCCTGCTTGGAGAAGGGCTATTGCCTTTGCTTCCTATTCAGTCCATTAAGGAAGAAGTAATTCAGCCTGGGGAGGACATACCACACTTAGAGAGGCCTATCAAAGTGGAGAGCCCTCCCTTGGAAGAGTGGCCCTCTCCGTGTGCATCAGTGAAAGAGGAACTGTCCAACTCCTGGGAAGATTCTTCCTGCTCTCCTACCCCAAAGCCCAAGAAGTCCTATTGTGGGCTTAAGTCCCCAACACGGTGTGTCTCAGAAATGCTGGTGACAAAgcggagagagaagagagaggtgagCCGATCTCGGAGGAAGCAGCACCTTCAGCCACCCTGTCTAGATGAGCCTGAACTCTTCTTCTCAGAGGACTCCAGCACATTTCGGCCAGCCATGGAGATCCTGGCAGAGtcttcagagcctgcaccacagcTCAGCTGCcctcaggaggagggagggccCTTCAAGACCCCCATCAAGGAGACATTGCCTGTCTCCTCCACTCCTAGCAAGTCTGTGCTCTCTAGAGACCCTGAGTCCTGGAGGCTCACACCCCCAGCCAAAGTTGGGGGGTTAGATTTCAGCCCAGTACGAACCCCCCAGGGTGCCTTTGGCCCTCTGCCTGACTCGCTGGGGCTTATGGAGCTGAATACCACACCTCTGAAAAGTGTTCCCCTCTTCGACTCACCCCGGGAGCTCCTTAACTCAGAAGCCTTTGACCTTGCCTCTGATCCCTTTAGCAGTTCTCCACCACCACATTTGGAAGCCAAGCCAGGCTCCCCCGAGCTGCAGGTCCCCAGCCTTTCAGCCAACCGTTCTCTCACAGAAGGCCTTGTCCTGGACACAATGAATGATAGCCTCAGCAAGATCCTTCTAGACATCAGTTTCCCTGGCCTGGAGGAGGACCCTCTGGGCCCTGACAACATCAACTGGTCTCAGTTCATCCCTGAGCTGCGATAG
- the Foxm1 gene encoding forkhead box protein M1 isoform X4 yields MMRTSPRRPLILKRRRLPLPIQNAPSETSEEEAKRSPGQQEPTQAQASQDVAESSSCKFPAGIKIINHPTMPNTQVVAIPNNADIQSIITALTAKGKESGSSGPNKFILISSGGASSHPPDPQSQAQTSTDSKRTELITETLGPKPGAKGVPVPKPPGALPRQRQESCAGGEAAGCTLDNSLTNIQWLGKMSSDGLGRCSIKQELEEKENCHLEQNRVKVEAPSRASVSWQDSVSERPPYSYMAMIQFAINSTERKRMTLKDIYTWIEDHFPYFKHIAKPGWKNSIRHNLSLHDMFVRETSANGKVSFWTIHPSANRYLTLDQVFKQQKRPNPELRRNVTIKTELPLGARRKMKPLLPRVSSYLVPIQFPVNQSLVLQPSVKVPLPLAASLMSSELARHSKRVRIAPKVLLSNEGIAPLPATEPMKEEKPLLGEGLLPLLPIQSIKEEVIQPGEDIPHLERPIKVESPPLEEWPSPCASVKEELSNSWEDSSCSPTPKPKKSYCGLKSPTRCVSEMLVTKRREKREVSRSRRKQHLQPPCLDEPELFFSEDSSTFRPAMEILAESSEPAPQLSCPQEEGGPFKTPIKETLPVSSTPSKSVLSRDPESWRLTPPAKVGGLDFSPVRTPQGAFGPLPDSLGLMELNTTPLKSVPLFDSPRELLNSEAFDLASDPFSSSPPPHLEAKPGSPELQVPSLSANRSLTEGLVLDTMNDSLSKILLDISFPGLEEDPLGPDNINWSQFIPELR; encoded by the exons ATGATGAGAACCAGCCCCCGGCGGCCACTGATTCTCAAGAGACGGAGGCTGCCCCTTCCTATTCAAAATGCCCCGAGTGAAACCTCAGAGGAAGAAGCAAAGAGATCCCCTGGACAGCAGGAGCCTACTCAAGCACAGGCCTCCCAAGATGTGGCAGAGTCCAGCTCTTGCAAATTTCCAGCTGGAATCAAGATTATCAACCACCCAACCATGCCCAACACACAAGTGGTGGCTATCCCCAACAACGCGGACATCCAGAGCATCATCACAGCGCTGACTGCCAAAGGGAAAGAGAGTGGCAGCAGTGGGCCCAACAAGTTCATCCTCATCAGCTCTGGTGGGGCCTCATCTCATCCTCCTGATCCTCAATCTCAAGCCCAAACCAGCACTGATTCCAAGAGAACAGAACTGATCACCGAGACGTTGGGACCAAAGCCAGGGGCTAAGGGTGTGCCTGTTCCCAAGCCACCTGGAGCTCTTCCAAGGCAAAGACAGGAGAGCTGTG CAGGTGGTGAAGCGGCCGGCTGCACACTGGACAACAGCTTAACCAATATCCAGTGGCTTGGAAAGATGAGTTCTGATGGGCTGGGCCGCTGCAGCATTAAGCAGGAACTGGAAGAGAAGGAGAATTGTCACCTGGAGCAGAATCGGGTTAAG GTTGAGGCGCCCTCAAGAGCATCAGTGTCTTGGCAGGACTCTGTGTCTGAGAGGCCACCCTACTCCTATATGGCCATGATACAGTTCGCGATCAACAGCACTGAGAGGAAGCGTATGACCTTGAAGGATATCTACACTTGGATCGAGGACCACTTCCCTTATTTTAAGCACATTGCCAAGCCAGGCTGGAAG AACTCTATTCGTCACAACCTTTCTCTCCATGACATGTTTGTTCGAGAAACATCTGCCAATGGCAAGGTCTCCTTCTGGACCATTCACCCAAGTGCTAATCGCTACTTGACATTGGACCAAGTGTTTAAG CAGCAGAAACGACCCAATCCTGAGCTCCGTAGAAATGTGACCATCAAAACTGAACTCCCACTAGGCGCAC GGCGAAAGATGAAGCCACTGCTCCCACGGGTTAGCTCATACCTGGTGCCCATCCAGTTCCCGGTGAACCAGTCCCTGGTGTTACAGCCCTCGGTGAAGGTTCCCTTGCCTCTGGCAGCATCTCTTATGAGCTCAGAGCTTGCCCGTCATAGCAAGCGAGTCCGCATTGCACCCAAGGTGCTGCTATCCAACGAAGGGATAGCCCCACTTCCTGCCACAGAACCCATGAAGGAGGAGAAACCCCTGCTTGGAGAAGGGCTATTGCCTTTGCTTCCTATTCAGTCCATTAAGGAAGAAGTAATTCAGCCTGGGGAGGACATACCACACTTAGAGAGGCCTATCAAAGTGGAGAGCCCTCCCTTGGAAGAGTGGCCCTCTCCGTGTGCATCAGTGAAAGAGGAACTGTCCAACTCCTGGGAAGATTCTTCCTGCTCTCCTACCCCAAAGCCCAAGAAGTCCTATTGTGGGCTTAAGTCCCCAACACGGTGTGTCTCAGAAATGCTGGTGACAAAgcggagagagaagagagaggtgagCCGATCTCGGAGGAAGCAGCACCTTCAGCCACCCTGTCTAGATGAGCCTGAACTCTTCTTCTCAGAGGACTCCAGCACATTTCGGCCAGCCATGGAGATCCTGGCAGAGtcttcagagcctgcaccacagcTCAGCTGCcctcaggaggagggagggccCTTCAAGACCCCCATCAAGGAGACATTGCCTGTCTCCTCCACTCCTAGCAAGTCTGTGCTCTCTAGAGACCCTGAGTCCTGGAGGCTCACACCCCCAGCCAAAGTTGGGGGGTTAGATTTCAGCCCAGTACGAACCCCCCAGGGTGCCTTTGGCCCTCTGCCTGACTCGCTGGGGCTTATGGAGCTGAATACCACACCTCTGAAAAGTGTTCCCCTCTTCGACTCACCCCGGGAGCTCCTTAACTCAGAAGCCTTTGACCTTGCCTCTGATCCCTTTAGCAGTTCTCCACCACCACATTTGGAAGCCAAGCCAGGCTCCCCCGAGCTGCAGGTCCCCAGCCTTTCAGCCAACCGTTCTCTCACAGAAGGCCTTGTCCTGGACACAATGAATGATAGCCTCAGCAAGATCCTTCTAGACATCAGTTTCCCTGGCCTGGAGGAGGACCCTCTGGGCCCTGACAACATCAACTGGTCTCAGTTCATCCCTGAGCTGCGATAG
- the Foxm1 gene encoding forkhead box protein M1 isoform X1, protein MMRTSPRRPLILKRRRLPLPIQNAPSETSEEEAKRSPGQQEPTQAQASQDVAESSSCKFPAGIKIINHPTMPNTQVVAIPNNADIQSIITALTAKGKESGSSGPNKFILISSGGASSHPPDPQSQAQTSTDSKRTELITETLGPKPGAKGVPVPKPPGALPRQRQESCAGGEAAGCTLDNSLTNIQWLGKMSSDGLGRCSIKQELEEKENCHLEQNRVKVEAPSRASVSWQDSVSERPPYSYMAMIQFAINSTERKRMTLKDIYTWIEDHFPYFKHIAKPGWKNSIRHNLSLHDMFVRETSANGKVSFWTIHPSANRYLTLDQVFKPLEPGSPQSPEHLESQQQKRPNPELRRNVTIKTELPLGARRKMKPLLPRVSSYLVPIQFPVNQSLVLQPSVKVPLPLAASLMSSELARHSKRVRIAPKVLLSNEGIAPLPATEPMKEEKPLLGEGLLPLLPIQSIKEEVIQPGEDIPHLERPIKVESPPLEEWPSPCASVKEELSNSWEDSSCSPTPKPKKSYCGLKSPTRCVSEMLVTKRREKREVSRSRRKQHLQPPCLDEPELFFSEDSSTFRPAMEILAESSEPAPQLSCPQEEGGPFKTPIKETLPVSSTPSKSVLSRDPESWRLTPPAKVGGLDFSPVRTPQGAFGPLPDSLGLMELNTTPLKSVPLFDSPRELLNSEAFDLASDPFSSSPPPHLEAKPGSPELQVPSLSANRSLTEGLVLDTMNDSLSKILLDISFPGLEEDPLGPDNINWSQFIPELR, encoded by the exons ATGATGAGAACCAGCCCCCGGCGGCCACTGATTCTCAAGAGACGGAGGCTGCCCCTTCCTATTCAAAATGCCCCGAGTGAAACCTCAGAGGAAGAAGCAAAGAGATCCCCTGGACAGCAGGAGCCTACTCAAGCACAGGCCTCCCAAGATGTGGCAGAGTCCAGCTCTTGCAAATTTCCAGCTGGAATCAAGATTATCAACCACCCAACCATGCCCAACACACAAGTGGTGGCTATCCCCAACAACGCGGACATCCAGAGCATCATCACAGCGCTGACTGCCAAAGGGAAAGAGAGTGGCAGCAGTGGGCCCAACAAGTTCATCCTCATCAGCTCTGGTGGGGCCTCATCTCATCCTCCTGATCCTCAATCTCAAGCCCAAACCAGCACTGATTCCAAGAGAACAGAACTGATCACCGAGACGTTGGGACCAAAGCCAGGGGCTAAGGGTGTGCCTGTTCCCAAGCCACCTGGAGCTCTTCCAAGGCAAAGACAGGAGAGCTGTG CAGGTGGTGAAGCGGCCGGCTGCACACTGGACAACAGCTTAACCAATATCCAGTGGCTTGGAAAGATGAGTTCTGATGGGCTGGGCCGCTGCAGCATTAAGCAGGAACTGGAAGAGAAGGAGAATTGTCACCTGGAGCAGAATCGGGTTAAG GTTGAGGCGCCCTCAAGAGCATCAGTGTCTTGGCAGGACTCTGTGTCTGAGAGGCCACCCTACTCCTATATGGCCATGATACAGTTCGCGATCAACAGCACTGAGAGGAAGCGTATGACCTTGAAGGATATCTACACTTGGATCGAGGACCACTTCCCTTATTTTAAGCACATTGCCAAGCCAGGCTGGAAG AACTCTATTCGTCACAACCTTTCTCTCCATGACATGTTTGTTCGAGAAACATCTGCCAATGGCAAGGTCTCCTTCTGGACCATTCACCCAAGTGCTAATCGCTACTTGACATTGGACCAAGTGTTTAAG CCACTGGAACCAGGGTCTCCACAATCGCCCGAGCACTTGGAATCA CAGCAGCAGAAACGACCCAATCCTGAGCTCCGTAGAAATGTGACCATCAAAACTGAACTCCCACTAGGCGCAC GGCGAAAGATGAAGCCACTGCTCCCACGGGTTAGCTCATACCTGGTGCCCATCCAGTTCCCGGTGAACCAGTCCCTGGTGTTACAGCCCTCGGTGAAGGTTCCCTTGCCTCTGGCAGCATCTCTTATGAGCTCAGAGCTTGCCCGTCATAGCAAGCGAGTCCGCATTGCACCCAAGGTGCTGCTATCCAACGAAGGGATAGCCCCACTTCCTGCCACAGAACCCATGAAGGAGGAGAAACCCCTGCTTGGAGAAGGGCTATTGCCTTTGCTTCCTATTCAGTCCATTAAGGAAGAAGTAATTCAGCCTGGGGAGGACATACCACACTTAGAGAGGCCTATCAAAGTGGAGAGCCCTCCCTTGGAAGAGTGGCCCTCTCCGTGTGCATCAGTGAAAGAGGAACTGTCCAACTCCTGGGAAGATTCTTCCTGCTCTCCTACCCCAAAGCCCAAGAAGTCCTATTGTGGGCTTAAGTCCCCAACACGGTGTGTCTCAGAAATGCTGGTGACAAAgcggagagagaagagagaggtgagCCGATCTCGGAGGAAGCAGCACCTTCAGCCACCCTGTCTAGATGAGCCTGAACTCTTCTTCTCAGAGGACTCCAGCACATTTCGGCCAGCCATGGAGATCCTGGCAGAGtcttcagagcctgcaccacagcTCAGCTGCcctcaggaggagggagggccCTTCAAGACCCCCATCAAGGAGACATTGCCTGTCTCCTCCACTCCTAGCAAGTCTGTGCTCTCTAGAGACCCTGAGTCCTGGAGGCTCACACCCCCAGCCAAAGTTGGGGGGTTAGATTTCAGCCCAGTACGAACCCCCCAGGGTGCCTTTGGCCCTCTGCCTGACTCGCTGGGGCTTATGGAGCTGAATACCACACCTCTGAAAAGTGTTCCCCTCTTCGACTCACCCCGGGAGCTCCTTAACTCAGAAGCCTTTGACCTTGCCTCTGATCCCTTTAGCAGTTCTCCACCACCACATTTGGAAGCCAAGCCAGGCTCCCCCGAGCTGCAGGTCCCCAGCCTTTCAGCCAACCGTTCTCTCACAGAAGGCCTTGTCCTGGACACAATGAATGATAGCCTCAGCAAGATCCTTCTAGACATCAGTTTCCCTGGCCTGGAGGAGGACCCTCTGGGCCCTGACAACATCAACTGGTCTCAGTTCATCCCTGAGCTGCGATAG